The Gloeocapsa sp. DLM2.Bin57 genome segment ATTGATAAGGTATAATGTCATTATTAAGGGCAAAAACCGCGGTTATTCCAGCAGCAGCGCCACTAGACCACTCAAAAGAATGGACACGATAAGCAGCAGCAGCAATATGACTAGTCGCGATACTTTTACCCGCTATTAATAAGTTATCAATTTTTTGCGGAATCATCGCCCTTAAGGGAATTTGAAAAGGGAAAGCTTCTCCACCTGCGCGTCTTTCTCCGTCTCTTTCGCGGTTACCGTGTTTTTCAGCGGGACTATATTGCATACAGGGGTGAAAATCAATACTATAATGACCTATTCCCACTGCATCAGGATAAATAGTCGATCGCCAACGACTAGATCTCGGTGTTCCTTCTAACCCTGCGATGAAGTTTTGTAAACGTCGATAAGTTTCAGGAGAAAGAGTCTGCTGATAATAAGGATCTTGATAATTACGTCGAGAAATATCAACCTCGCGAATCGTAAAACCGTCAGGATAACCAAAAGAAGGACGTCCAATAATTCTTCTTCCCTCACGGATATAGGGATATTTCGATAACCCGTGACTAGTTCCCATGGGAGAGTCTAAACCATCAAGAAAGCGATAATAGGGAAAGGGTTGCTTAATTCCTGAACCTAGTTGAGAATCTGTCGTCCCCATCACTAGCCAATAGAAAAAACCTAAAGCGTGTTCTTCTCCTCTCTCTAAGGTTTCGACGCGTAAACCCCCTAACCAACCCCCTGGATCTAATTGACCTGTAGCTTTTAATTGTTCCCTGGTATAAACTAAGTTATCTTCAGGATTACCGGGACGATAGTCATTACCCCATGTCCAATTTTGCAGAGAAATATCTCCAGGGGTAGGGGTAGAAAACTCAAGTCCCCCTACTGTTTTTAATTCTCCTGTGGTTGGACTCAGGATGCGACGATAAGTAAAGAGTAAATCTAGATCGGCAAAACGAGTTAATTCATAACTATAATAATGAGCATGACGCAAATACCACTCGGGCAATTCGTAACTCTGTTTCGTCTCGGTTTGTTCCATCGCAAAGGTATAGGTAAACCCTTGGGTACAATAAGGATAGGCTGTCTCACTCGATGAAGTAGGTTCAAAGTGTGAACGAGGATCTATTCCTAAACGATAGGGAACATCAGCTAAAGCGATGATTTCTCCTGTTTCAGTAGCTTCGATGACATACCAGTGAGAAGGTTGCTGCTTCGGTGGAGTGAAACTAATTACCTTCTTACTAAATAAGGGAGAATCATCATAATCATACCAATCAGCGATAGTTTGAGATAAAGGGAAAGTGTTTAACGGTGGTGCGTCAGGTTGGGGTTGATGTTGAATAGCGATCGCTTCTTGAATCCAATTTCCCTCCGAGGAGATAACTAAGTCTTTGATTACTGTAGAAGGAAACCAATGGAGTGTTCCTCCACCCTGTTTAGCCGCTTCTTCAAGTTGTGTTAAGAGTAGTTTATGACCATCAGAAGGTAAAAAACAAGATTCACTTACCCAACAATCCCCAGGATTAAGTTTACCATAGTGGTTCTCAATTCTTGAGCGCAATTCTAGATAACCACTTGGGTAAAAAAGCAACGATCGCTGTGTTCCCTGTTCATCTAATGCTGATGTTCCCTGGGAGGAAATTTGTCCCCCTACCCAGTCGGTTATTTCGGTTAAACAGACGGTTTTTCCCGCTAATAAGGCTTCATAGCTCGCCGCTACTCCCGCTAATCCTCCTCCCACTACGAGAATCTCGCATTCTACTGTTTCCTCAATCTCAGGTGTTGGAGAAGCTAAACTACCTAGAGTGATTAACAGTAACCAAAGACTTTGTTTGCCCATTGTTTAATGATGTAACAGTATAGTTAGAATCGGTAGTAAACTGGCGATAATCCCGCTAAGATACCATTTTAATTGTCCTTCTCTGGGATAATCACTCAATAAAGCATCGATTCTTTGTTCTAAACGTTGGTTATTACCATCGCTTAATTCTACAGAAAAAGTTAACTGTGGTTTACTCAAGAGATAATTATGCACCTTTTGGGCGACTTTGAGTAAAGCTTCGGCGATAGCTAAACCTCCCACCTGTTGGACTCCCCAAGCATCAGCCCTTAATTCTCTCCACAATAGTAACTCTTGCCATAAACTTTCACCATGGGGTAACCAAGGGGTAGAATTGCGTAACCAACTTAACCAAAAAAACCAGAAATTATCATGATATAATTGGTGGGCTTGTTCGTGGGCTAATACCGCTTTTAATTCTTCGGGATTGAGTAAGTCTAGTAAACCTTGAGTTAAGATTATCTGCGATCGCCAAACCCCTATTTGAGCACAATAAGGAAAGTCTGTCTCAAGCAGATATACTGGTTGATTAAATAGATAGATTTGGGGATAAGTACTAATTTTTTGGGTTTGTACCCAAGCTTGATAGCCTAGTTTAATTAGTAAACTCATGACTATTAATAAATAAGCACAAGCTAAATAGTAACTAAACCAAGTCGCTTGTAACCCCAACATCTTACCATTAGGTCCCATAGAAGCGATCGCCACTGCGGTAGTTAATAACAGTAAAGGAGGAAATAAAAAGTTAAAAAAGGCTAACTTCCTAGTCACTGTTGGTGCTAATTGACGTACAACATAAGCTATTGTTAGGGTGAGTAAAATCATCAAAAAGTGCATGGGTATTTCTCAGGATTGTTTACGGCGAAAAGCTTCGAGACGAGAAGCGATCGCTTCTAGTTGCTCTAAACTTGAAGTATCTAAACTATCGGCAAAAGATGCTACCACGTCGGGATTACTGATGGCTAAGAACTTTTGTAATTGTTCGTAAGCTAAAATACCTTGAGCTTCTTGACGAGTAAGTAGGGGACGCCAATAAAAGGCGCGTTTTTCTTTGATACAGCTTAACCATCCTTTTTGGGTTAAACGATGTAAAATAGTCGTTACTGAAGCGTAGGCTAATTCCCGTTCAGGATCGCTTAAAATCTTCTCGTGTACA includes the following:
- a CDS encoding M56 family peptidase, whose translation is MHFLMILLTLTIAYVVRQLAPTVTRKLAFFNFLFPPLLLLTTAVAIASMGPNGKMLGLQATWFSYYLACAYLLIVMSLLIKLGYQAWVQTQKISTYPQIYLFNQPVYLLETDFPYCAQIGVWRSQIILTQGLLDLLNPEELKAVLAHEQAHQLYHDNFWFFWLSWLRNSTPWLPHGESLWQELLLWRELRADAWGVQQVGGLAIAEALLKVAQKVHNYLLSKPQLTFSVELSDGNNQRLEQRIDALLSDYPREGQLKWYLSGIIASLLPILTILLHH
- a CDS encoding CopY family transcriptional regulator, which codes for MTPLPEYRPRKTSLGPLETEILNIIWELGTVTVKDVHEKILSDPERELAYASVTTILHRLTQKGWLSCIKEKRAFYWRPLLTRQEAQGILAYEQLQKFLAISNPDVVASFADSLDTSSLEQLEAIASRLEAFRRKQS
- a CDS encoding FAD-dependent oxidoreductase; the encoded protein is MGKQSLWLLLITLGSLASPTPEIEETVECEILVVGGGLAGVAASYEALLAGKTVCLTEITDWVGGQISSQGTSALDEQGTQRSLLFYPSGYLELRSRIENHYGKLNPGDCWVSESCFLPSDGHKLLLTQLEEAAKQGGGTLHWFPSTVIKDLVISSEGNWIQEAIAIQHQPQPDAPPLNTFPLSQTIADWYDYDDSPLFSKKVISFTPPKQQPSHWYVIEATETGEIIALADVPYRLGIDPRSHFEPTSSSETAYPYCTQGFTYTFAMEQTETKQSYELPEWYLRHAHYYSYELTRFADLDLLFTYRRILSPTTGELKTVGGLEFSTPTPGDISLQNWTWGNDYRPGNPEDNLVYTREQLKATGQLDPGGWLGGLRVETLERGEEHALGFFYWLVMGTTDSQLGSGIKQPFPYYRFLDGLDSPMGTSHGLSKYPYIREGRRIIGRPSFGYPDGFTIREVDISRRNYQDPYYQQTLSPETYRRLQNFIAGLEGTPRSSRWRSTIYPDAVGIGHYSIDFHPCMQYSPAEKHGNRERDGERRAGGEAFPFQIPLRAMIPQKIDNLLIAGKSIATSHIAAAAYRVHSFEWSSGAAAGITAVFALNNDIIPYQLIESMPRPSDELKLLQEKLNTSGNPTAFPDTSIFNEDWDSWR